The Rhododendron vialii isolate Sample 1 chromosome 3a, ASM3025357v1 nucleotide sequence TTTCCTTCTCTGTTGATGCTCTGCACCCTTATAATCCACTACTTCACGGAAcaagattggatcaagcacaCAGTTCTCGCTCCCATAAACAGCAGCTTGAACGCTTGCCATCGTCTTTGCTATCTCTCTACCTGAAAATCCTTCAGTCCCGGCCGCAGCTTCCCTCAGAATATCATCTGTCAAGTCCTTGATCTCAATTTTCTGCTGTTGTTTCTTGAATAGGTGGGAAAACAAACCCGGTTTTCTTGCCCCCGCCTTAGCTATGTACTTGTCCAAATAGAGTTTCAGAAGCTTGAAGCGTTCATCTTCACCAGGCAAAGGGAACTCTAGGACTTCGTCAATTCGATCTGCAACAGCTGAATCAAGATCACCCGGGCGGTTTGTAGCAAGAGCAAGGACTATATCCTTGGACTGATCGCCTGTGCGGAAAAGCAGGGCATTGAGTGCACTTCTTTGAGCTTCACTCATGTAGGTTTTGTTTCGCCTGGAAAATTATGGATAAAAAACCCAAATGCTGACTGTTAGATTCACATAAATTagtcaaatgaaaaaatatgacTGCCAAAACCAAATTAGCCATTGTTTCACGAAGGGGGATAAGTGCTTCTCCCTCAAAAGATTACAAGTCGTTGGGAAGATAAAATAGGTCCTAGAACATTATTGGAGACTACAAGAAGGAAAATATCACTTACTCACACAAAAATGCATCTGCTTCATCAATAAAAAGTAATAAACCCCTCTTCGACTTCTTGCCCCAATCAAACAGTTGATGTATCTTCGTTACAGCCTGTGGACCCAATGGTGCAACATCTCCACCAGTCATTAATGCATAGTCTAGCCCCTGAGAGCaaatcaaacaataagtggggAATCACCGGGGTGCCAACATAATCTACATGGGTTACCgctttcacacacacacacagagagagagagagagagagagagagagagagagagagcatacagATTTCCGTGCCAGCTCTCTAGCAGCCATTGTTTTCCCAGTTCCAGGAGGACCATAAAAGAGCATGTTCCTAAATGGTGCTTGATGGGACTTTGTATTGGCAGTTGCACTAGCCAGTTGCTGAATTCGTTTCTGAAGACTAGGGTTTAAGATAACGTCCCCAAATCCATTACCGTTATTTGAAGCAGACGCTTTAGAGGTTTTAGAAGATAGAGTGCTCATACCACGAGAAAACAATCCAGACCATGGGTACTTTCCTCTGGAGGACTCTCTGATCAAAGATGGTTGCCCTAATATTCTGTCCACATAGCTCCATATAACTCGTGCACCTTCTCTGCATTGCAGATGACAAACTTGTATGAGCTTATATCATTGTAACAGACACAATTAGACCTTTAATAGCAGTACATTACATCTTAGTTCAAGAAAATAATGCAGCTAATAATAGGGAAGGGAAGGATAAGCAAAAAATGCATATTCAATATGCATCTAAGACCTCATTACCTTGTTGTGTAGATCCCTGCTGCGAGGGCTGTCACTCCCCCCACAGCTACGACCATCTTATTTTGATCAGTTAATATGGCCCGCAAACCCCCTGCAAAGCATAGATGGATCCCCATAAACTACAACCAATAAGGGAAAATGGACAAGAAGCATCAATACCAACCAAATATTGTTCCCAAGGATTACACCGTAGATCCCTCTAATGCATGTGCAACAATAGACCACATTGTTCAAGAATGAGGAGAGGGTTGATTCCATAGGTTGTTTTAGACTTACTCTTGTACATGCTAGGGAAAGAATTGGTAAATAAGCTACCTAGTCCACAACTTAACATTAGATGCTATGGTTCAAGTTTCAACAATTAGGGTTGTGACTCAAAAAGATCTCACATGTGCTTTATCTTATTAATCAAAATGATCTAGGAGCTTGTCAATGTTAAGATCCAAAATGAGCATTCTAATTTCGTTTGTGTCAGTCACGAGTGCGGTAAAATAAATACCTCCGATATGATCAAAGGTCGTGTTTATGGCAGCAagccatttctctctctcagcatTTGCACGCTCTACTAGCATGCGCCTGTTAACCTCTTCACCAAGCTTTGCTTCATGTGCCCTCCCTTCTGCTTCTGCCATAGCCTTCACCCTTATTGTTTCACGTTCGATATTAGCCTTCTCCCTTTCTGTTTGCCGACGCTGCGCTTGAATCTGTTCCTCAGTAGCTCGTCTGGCTTGCTCTTGCCTAAGTGATGattcttcttgcatttttaCAAGCTCTTGATTTCTTGCTCTGTGATGCTCATTTTCagcctaaaaagtaaaaagagacAGTTATATCCTTCCAACTGGTGTAGTTGAAATCCTTAAGTATGAAATAAAGTTATAGCTACCTGCATCCTCTTCCTTGCCAACTCATCCTCGTAACGAGCCATCTGTGATTTTATTTGTGCCTGTTGCTGAGACAGCTTTTTCTGTTCCTCATAAATTACTTTTTGCCTCTCCTGTCAAAAATAGACAGCATCCATTGAACTATTTTAGCATATATTCAAACTTATGGGATCATGGGTACGCAAGACACATCATGCATATCAGGTACAGTAACCACTTGAAATAGATTCAGAGGTTGCATTCTTTTTTACTCTTCcagaaaaaaaagtaaaggagATAAGGTATGTAACGTATGTTTCATGTCCCAAATTCAAGAAAGATAGGAACTGTAAGAGCAAAACTCCCACTTTCTTATTCGCAGCAAGGAAAAATGCAAGAGAAGCACGATCAAACTCAGAAGAGCACAACATATACCTCACCTAATATTAATCTAATCCCGAAATTTTTTTGCTTCCAGTAATCAAGATTACACAAAGATCAAAGTACATCAAACAAGCCACTTCACATTTTCAGTTGTTCACAACTCCATGAAAGTAAAGCAGAAGtgttcttcctttttccttcCTTCTATCCCccaaaaaactaattttacaaataaaGACAATATAAGAAACTGATGCAGAAGTATGAATCATACAGTTTCAGCTTGAGCTTGCATTGCTTTAAACTCTGCTCCTTTTGAAGTGAATTCTATCTGCCTTGTCTCTTCTTGCTTGTTTATTACGTTGAACACCTAAACCAGCATTAAACTCAGAATTAATTACCTGCCAAAGACTTCAATGTCCATAAGTCACCAATCAAAACTATACATAAAGATACATAACTTTCTACCCTTTTGCGACAAAAATCCATTAACAACAAAAGTGCTGGACATCCAAACCTGCCGTTGATTTCCCCGGGAAACAGCCAAGAAAATTGGCCTGTTCCACTGACCAGAATAACCAAGTGATTCCATTACAAACCCGGTACAGGTCATTTCCAGCATCTGAACGCAACTACTTGCGGAGGGACTACCTATACATTCGAATAAATAATCCCCACAAAACAAAGGCTACCAATACCTCACTAAAAATTTGACAATACTACCCAAGAACAAATCCCCTCTATCAGCCCCTTCGGATTCCAAGagggggaaaagaaaagaaggaaaaatccTACTTGTTTGGATAGCTGAAAGAACCATGagaaaaaaaggtgaaaattgaagaaaaaagattTATCTTTTATTGGTCCATCTTTACTTCCTGGAGAGATTCAATGAAAATTCACAATCCTTTATCCCCCTCCGTTTCTCATAAAGGCCCTCTATTAATCCGGTCAATCAATCAAAACAAAGACAAGGAAGAATAAACTAAAGCTAACTCGTTGGCCCAGACTTAGAGGTTTGCTCCTTCCTAAAATCCTAAACTCAGAAACTTCCCAAGTGCTATCAATTCCTTCCGAGGCCAGGCTATACTAAGCTTTGCTCCGGTTTTAATTAAGCCCCTCCAGTGAACGGTGGGGGTGGGTTTGGTCTCATGATTAGTCGAGTTGTGTGTAAGCTGGCCCGatcgcctgagttataaaaaaaaaactaaaaagaagaACTACCAAAAAAATAGCTCGAAACTCCAAACCTTTTTGCCATGGGGAGAGCTGCTAATCTCTCTCAGGGCCTTTGCGCCCCTCTCCAGCGCCTCGGGATCGAACCCGGATGCCGTCGTTCGCGGGTTATCATTCCGAACCCGCGTAGGCTCGGCCTTCGCCGCCGCCCCCGGTTGGGCCGCCGCCGGAGAATCGGAAGAAGCTTGAGGAGGAGGAGCCGGCGAAGCGAAgggagagaagttgaaagggcCGTCGGCGTAGGCGCAGTCCACGCCCAATGCAGCGGAGGCTAGGGCTGAGATAAGCCCTGCGCCAACAACTCTTGCCATTTTTCTTTCGGACTAAAAACCCGAATCGAGCTCAGCTCTTGGGGGCGATAAGATGGGTTCTGGATtgtgggaagagagagaaaaattttgTGAGAAGATAAAGGGAAAGTCTTGAAGGGCAAGAAAGGGGATACAGAGTGGGGGAAGGGAAAGAGGAGAAGGTTCAGGGTTTTGGTagggtttttctctctctctctctctctctcttaaaaatccggttttacttttaaaagatattttagggttttggtagggtttttctctctctctctctctctctctctctctctctctctcttaaaaatccggttttacttttaaaagataTTTTAGGCACTGTTTGGTaccaatgaaaaagaaaagaaaagaaaggaaaagaaagaaaaataaaaatttgcttttgtttgattGACAGTTTTGAGATTAAAAATGTGTTATAGGATTGCGTATTTTTCAtctttggttaattttttttagtactaaTAATACAAACTTTTTGATTTTCGAATTGAAGTATACTACATACatccaaaaagtgaaaaaatacgtagaaaatttaataaaaatcactgaaaatgaaaaaacaggGACGaagaaatagttaaaaaaaaattgaagagaatATTTCTGTGATGAGAACCAAGTTTAGAAGAAACTTTATTGTTCATAAAcgtttgttttattattttctttttctttttcctctcaaaccaaacaaaagaagaggaattttttttatatcctttcctttcttttctataggtaccaaacaaagccaactatttttttttttcttcccctaATTTTCTCATTGTATGGGAATAGCCTTTTCATGAGCAAAAATGCTACACGCACAATGGTGCAAAACTCTTTGCACAACCGATCGCTACTCGTTCATTGTTATAATGAACGGTCCAGATTCGCTCAGGAAATAAATAAACTATTTGTGCGAATAGTTTACTTAAAATCTGGACCTTCCAAACATATCTGGACGGTTAGAATTTGTTACACAACACACGCAACAGTTGTATGTGTAgcattttggaagaaaataaaagcaagaAAAGGAGATATTTATTACTTATTGGGATACTGAAAGAGATGAGAGATGTGGAGAAACAATGAGATATTTAATGAAAAAGGTAATtatttattgacttatttttttgtttctcgcACTTGGGGTTTTATCTTCCTTCCAATCGAAGGCCTGTTAGTAATAGCCAAGGGTTGTATAAAGGTTTTATTTTGGGGACAAAAGGCAAATTAATAAAGCCTCAGGTAAATAGACAATTCATTcaaaaatgaaagcaaaatgtTTAATTATGAAGAGCAATGCTACAAACATTACTTTAAAAATACAATTTCGGATATTACTGCGTCCGGAGCCGTTCAATAGATATGGATCCACATGCATCGAACAGCTTTGGACAGAGTTGTGTCCGAGTTTATATTTTAAAGTTGTGATTGTAGAATTTTTGAGTTAAAAtagtttacatttttttttttttgataatcgaaaGGGTGGGAGGGGGCGATCAACGTAGTAACCcccttgggcgtgaccataggggctccctACCCGCCAGTGAAATGtccggttcgagccatagctaccGTCGGTGAGAAATCCACTTCTTCGGTCCACATACGGGTTCGAAATAAAGCCTGTTAATGACACTACCGGGTATCAGCACAAATGTGCCTCCCGGAGCTCGAACCGGCGCAGGTGTTAAAGAGAGATGGTGACTTCCACCAACTGAACTACCACCTAGATGGTAAATAGTTTACATGTTTAACAGGCAAAGAATACATGGTAACATCTATATTTCATAATATATCATCGGGATAAgctggtttctttttctttctttttttcggaCGAACAAGATCCTCCCATATAATATATACATCagaacaagtacaacaaaatacaccgaaacaagaagaacaaacaccaaaaaacaaaaagaaaaactgctCAGTTCCGCTGTCGGACCCAACACTCCGCTCGTAGAGGTGAGTGGAGGATCACTGCTGAATTTGGTTGCTGTCACCGCTAGAGCTTTATCTTGACGCCTTCACTGTTGCCGAATAAGATGGTTCCTAGGATTGAAGAACATTTATAttatgggaaatgatattggcacaaaaaaaattgatggaggcactccaaaaaacaaagaaagtgaCTTTGAAATTGCACTAATTTTGGAGTGACTatattaatttttggagtgccaatatcattttccattatAATAAAACAAAGCTgctttcattaaaaaaatatttacgcATATAAACGAGAGCAATCTCTTCAACTGTTAGATCACTTTCTTTAAAATTTGTGATCATACGATTaggaaaaaacgaaaaaggaaTACTTAATCACTCATTTTTctaccaaatctctctctctctctctctctctctctctctctctctctctctctctgaaattggtttggatactttgtgaaaatagaaaaattgatGTGAATTTGGAGGCAAATATGTTCATGCACGGAAATTAATAAGAGAGTATAAAATTATGTTGAAAGTGCACATAGGCACGGGCAATCCGCTATACACAACACATGTGATTTCTATAGAACTGATAACCATTTTGTAAAGAAACATGAAATTGACTCGACCAATATTGTACAGGTGCCAACACTCTTGATTCTGATgagcaccatttttttttcaatatgcTTTCTGTTATTCTTCACATAGATCAGAACTTCTGTCTTGAAAATATTAGCCATGTGATCATAAATCCCAACGGCAATCCTCCACAAGGCGGCGGCTGAGAAGAGCCTGATTTCAATGGCCCCCCATTCTGAGCCGGTGGAGATGGTGGTGGGATATTTAAAGGAGGCACACCAACCCCACCCAATGGTTGTGGCGCCGGTGATGGCCACAGGGCAGGAGGGGCAGGTGGGAGTGGCGCCGGTGATGGCCACAGGGGGGGAGGTGAAGGTGGGTGTGGTGCCGGTGATGGCCACAGGGCGGGAGGGGCAGATGGGTGTGGCGCAGGCGATGGCCACAGGGGGGGAGGTGCAGGTGGGTGTGGTGCCGGTGATGGCCACAGGGTGGGAGGGGCAGCTGCAGGACTTGAACTATTAGAAGCACTAGGTGGAGGAAGTGGAGGGTGGTTGTGCCCTGGTACCATTATGGCTTGCACCACCCTATCTATGCCATGGCATCTAAAGGAAGACCCTTTAGTGCATATATCAGGGCTAATGATTCGGACGTTGTTTAGGTAAAAACTCCTCATTCCATTGTTGAAAATCCTGAGCAAGAAATCAGGTTTTCCTGTTGGAATAACGGAACCTGTTGGGATTCGTACTAGGTGCTCGAAAAGCAGAGGGGAAGGGATCGAATGACGTAGTAAGAAATCTACTACGTCGCTTTCTGAAATCGGGGTTTGTGCTAGCGTCCAGTCGTTGGGCACCAAGAAAGTGACATTGCCTTGAGTTAGGGATCCAGGGGCCATGTTGATTAGCATGACAAAGGTGAAGTACTTGGCCATCTGCATCTCTTGTGTGGCAACTAGAAGGTCATGGTTTATGGGAGGAAAATTGTTCTGGGCTCTGGTTGAGGATATGAGTGCCATGAGAACAGCTAACAAGGTCATGCAAGCGTAGGCCATTTTGGGTTGGCATTCTCGGCTCAGAATTTTCGGTGTTATATATACGTATACGTAtgtataaacacacacacacatccgTTTTTCGAAAGAAAGAATGTTTACCTGGTTTGGGGCTTGTGAAATGGGGGTAGCTTGAACATGCTTCCCCTGCTGCTTCAACAAACCAAGTTCATTCCTCCTGCATGAATTCAGAGTAACATTTGGTTGTGTGTGGAATTTTATATAGTTCAAACCTTGAAGGGCTATAGATATtctttgtgtgctttggtacgcTTGAAATTTATAGGCTGAGATTCAATTGAGTGATATAACAAGTTAGAAAAGAGAAAGAGCGGTGGATCCCGGCAAGATGAATTTCCTTTTCATGGAGAGTGGATTCCTCATAAGTCGAATCTGCGCTGCTGCGCACTTAC carries:
- the LOC131319947 gene encoding uncharacterized protein LOC131319947, producing the protein MARVVGAGLISALASAALGVDCAYADGPFNFSPFASPAPPPQASSDSPAAAQPGAAAKAEPTRVRNDNPRTTASGFDPEALERGAKALREISSSPHGKKVFNVINKQEETRQIEFTSKGAEFKAMQAQAETERQKVIYEEQKKLSQQQAQIKSQMARYEDELARKRMQAENEHHRARNQELVKMQEESSLRQEQARRATEEQIQAQRRQTEREKANIERETIRVKAMAEAEGRAHEAKLGEEVNRRMLVERANAEREKWLAAINTTFDHIGGGLRAILTDQNKMVVAVGGVTALAAGIYTTREGARVIWSYVDRILGQPSLIRESSRGKYPWSGLFSRGMSTLSSKTSKASASNNGNGFGDVILNPSLQKRIQQLASATANTKSHQAPFRNMLFYGPPGTGKTMAARELARKSGLDYALMTGGDVAPLGPQAVTKIHQLFDWGKKSKRGLLLFIDEADAFLCERNKTYMSEAQRSALNALLFRTGDQSKDIVLALATNRPGDLDSAVADRIDEVLEFPLPGEDERFKLLKLYLDKYIAKAGARKPGLFSHLFKKQQQKIEIKDLTDDILREAAAGTEGFSGREIAKTMASVQAAVYGSENCVLDPILFREVVDYKGAEHQQRRKMAANDE
- the LOC131319949 gene encoding formin-like protein 20; the protein is MCVCVYTYVYVYITPKILSRECQPKMAYACMTLLAVLMALISSTRAQNNFPPINHDLLVATQEMQMAKYFTFVMLINMAPGSLTQGNVTFLVPNDWTLAQTPISESDVVDFLLRHSIPSPLLFEHLVRIPTGSVIPTGKPDFLLRIFNNGMRSFYLNNVRIISPDICTKGSSFRCHGIDRVVQAIMVPGHNHPPLPPPSASNSSSPAAAPPTLWPSPAPHPPAPPPLWPSPAPHPSAPPALWPSPAPHPPSPPPLWPSPAPLPPAPPALWPSPAPQPLGGVGVPPLNIPPPSPPAQNGGPLKSGSSQPPPCGGLPLGFMITWLIFSRQKF